A stretch of Arachis hypogaea cultivar Tifrunner chromosome 15, arahy.Tifrunner.gnm2.J5K5, whole genome shotgun sequence DNA encodes these proteins:
- the LOC112751098 gene encoding uncharacterized protein encodes MGMVPERSKPLHNFSLPCLKWGSQKFLRCVNAPSNITINNDNNNPSQPSSSSPDRRSSRLQPKPQINQIEPSRLPKRKSNQNFDGVPGKKLKVSNFEDGGGGAGGGGEEGGGANGDGGGVSNRPWNLRTRRAACKAPPSPSPSPQAQALITQTASAPHDEERNKLFDVGGSSYFQVKDKKVVMMNERAKFSVSLSKEEVEQDFWGLVGTRPPRRPKKRPRIVQRQLDTLFPGLWLTEVNADCYKVAEVPE; translated from the exons ATGGGTATGGTACCTGAGAGATCAAAGCCACTTCACAACTTCTCCTTGCCATGCTTGAAATGGGGTTCTCAAAAGTTCCTAAGATGTGTCAACGCTCCCTCCAACATCACCATCAACAACGATAACAATAACCCTTCtcaaccttcttcttcttcccctgaTCGCAGATCCTCACGCCTCCAACCCAAACCCCAAATCAACCAAATTGAGCCTTCTAGACTCCCCAAGAGAAAATCCAACCAAAACTTTGATGGGGTACCAGGGAAGAAGCTCAAAGTTTCGAACTTTGAGGATGGAGGGGGAGGagcaggaggaggaggagaagaaggtggtggtgcaaatggtgatggtggtggtgtttCTAATAGGCCTTGGAATTTGAGGACAAGGAGAGCTGCTTGCAAGGCACCACcgtcaccatcaccatcaccacaaGCACAAGCACTGATAACACAAACAGCATCAGCACCACATGATGAAGAGCGCAATAAGTTATTTGATGTTGGTGGTTCTTCTTATTTTCAAGTGAAGGATAAGAAAGTGGTGATGATGAATGAGAGAGCCAAGTTCTCAGTTTCTCTCTCCAAGGAAGAGGTTGAACAAGATTTCTGGGGATTGGTTGGGACTAGGCCTCCTAGAAGACCTAAGAAGAGGCCTAGAATTGTTCAGAGGCAATTGGAT ACACTATTTCCGGGGTTGTGgctgactgaggttaatgcagaTTGCTACAAAGTGGCTGAAGTTCCTGAATGA